One window of the Rosa rugosa chromosome 3, drRosRugo1.1, whole genome shotgun sequence genome contains the following:
- the LOC133736425 gene encoding uncharacterized protein LOC133736425 isoform X1: protein MPIYLSSHHLKMDEELCFFNQDTLVIKAPKKTPLILRMVVLLFTMACGVYICLVCLKQINPNKTMIKFLNIKVIDYDNESCPDPHLEQWEIPYVHYPKPRTFERNECACNPVRYFAILSMQRSGSGWFETLLNNHTNVSSNGEIFSIPDRRRNGSSILKNMDKVYNLDWFSSASRNECSAAVGFKWMLNQGLMENHEEIVKYFKKRGVSAIFLFRRNLLRRMISVHANSYDKEAKQLNGTHKSHVHFPLEAQILAKYKPKLNATLLIPELKQDEETAAKATQYFKTTRHIVLYYEDVINNRTKLNEVQKFLGLPYRELKSRQVKIHTTPLSNQIENWEDVQKTLKGTSYESFLADYQVSSLALL, encoded by the exons ATGCCAATTTATCTTTCTTCTCATCATCTCAAGATGGATGAAGAACTGTGTTTCTTCAACCAG GATACACTTGTCATTAAGGCTCCTAAGAAAACTCCACTAATATTGAGGATGGTGGTATTACTTTTTACAATGGCTTGTGGTGTTTATATTTGCTTAGTCTGCTTGAAGCAAATAAACCCTAACAAAACGATGATCAAGTTCTTAAACATCAAGGTGATTGACTACGACAACGAATCATGCCCTGATCCTCATCTTGAGCAATGGGAAATCCCCTATGTGCATTACCCAAAACCTCGCACATTTGAGAG GAATGAATGCGCCTGCAATCCGGTACGCTACTTTGCAATATTGTCAATGCAGAGATCAGGGAGTGGATGGTTTGAGACATTGTTGAATAATCACACTAATGTAAGTTCTAACGGAGAAATCTTTTCGATCCCGGATAGGAGACGTAATGGTTCTTCAATTTTGAAGAACATGGATAAAGTATACAATCTCGATTGGTTTAGTAGTGCTTCCAGAAATGAGTGTTCTGCAGCTGTTGGATTCAAATGGATGCTTAATCAG GGTTTGATGGAGAACCATGAAGAGATAGTGAAGTACTTCAAGAAAAGAGGCGTGTCTGCAATATTCCTCTTCCGAAGGAACTTACTCCGCAGAATGATTTCTGTACATGCAAATTCTTATGATAAAGAAGCTAAGCAACTCAATGGCACTCACAAGTCCCATGTGCATTTTCCATTGGAAGCTCAAATACTTGCAAAGTACAAACCCAAGCTTAATGCCACATTACTAATCCCAGAGCTGAAGCAAGACGAGGAGACAGCTGCGAAAGCTACACAGTATTTCAAGACCACTCGGCACATTGTTCTTTACTACGAGGACGTGATCAATAACCGCACT AAACTCAATGAAGTTCAAAAGTTCCTTGGGTTGCCTTATCGAGAGCTCAAGAGCCGTCAAGTTAAGATACATACAACACCGTTGTCGAACCAAATCGAGAACTGGGAAGATGTTCAGAAGACACTCAAAGGAACATCATACGAAAGCTTCCTCGCAGACTATCAAGTTTCTTCTTTAGCACTACTTTGA
- the LOC133736425 gene encoding uncharacterized protein LOC133736425 isoform X2, translated as METTDTLVIKAPKKTPLILRMVVLLFTMACGVYICLVCLKQINPNKTMIKFLNIKVIDYDNESCPDPHLEQWEIPYVHYPKPRTFERNECACNPVRYFAILSMQRSGSGWFETLLNNHTNVSSNGEIFSIPDRRRNGSSILKNMDKVYNLDWFSSASRNECSAAVGFKWMLNQGLMENHEEIVKYFKKRGVSAIFLFRRNLLRRMISVHANSYDKEAKQLNGTHKSHVHFPLEAQILAKYKPKLNATLLIPELKQDEETAAKATQYFKTTRHIVLYYEDVINNRTKLNEVQKFLGLPYRELKSRQVKIHTTPLSNQIENWEDVQKTLKGTSYESFLADYQVSSLALL; from the exons ATGGAAACCACA GATACACTTGTCATTAAGGCTCCTAAGAAAACTCCACTAATATTGAGGATGGTGGTATTACTTTTTACAATGGCTTGTGGTGTTTATATTTGCTTAGTCTGCTTGAAGCAAATAAACCCTAACAAAACGATGATCAAGTTCTTAAACATCAAGGTGATTGACTACGACAACGAATCATGCCCTGATCCTCATCTTGAGCAATGGGAAATCCCCTATGTGCATTACCCAAAACCTCGCACATTTGAGAG GAATGAATGCGCCTGCAATCCGGTACGCTACTTTGCAATATTGTCAATGCAGAGATCAGGGAGTGGATGGTTTGAGACATTGTTGAATAATCACACTAATGTAAGTTCTAACGGAGAAATCTTTTCGATCCCGGATAGGAGACGTAATGGTTCTTCAATTTTGAAGAACATGGATAAAGTATACAATCTCGATTGGTTTAGTAGTGCTTCCAGAAATGAGTGTTCTGCAGCTGTTGGATTCAAATGGATGCTTAATCAG GGTTTGATGGAGAACCATGAAGAGATAGTGAAGTACTTCAAGAAAAGAGGCGTGTCTGCAATATTCCTCTTCCGAAGGAACTTACTCCGCAGAATGATTTCTGTACATGCAAATTCTTATGATAAAGAAGCTAAGCAACTCAATGGCACTCACAAGTCCCATGTGCATTTTCCATTGGAAGCTCAAATACTTGCAAAGTACAAACCCAAGCTTAATGCCACATTACTAATCCCAGAGCTGAAGCAAGACGAGGAGACAGCTGCGAAAGCTACACAGTATTTCAAGACCACTCGGCACATTGTTCTTTACTACGAGGACGTGATCAATAACCGCACT AAACTCAATGAAGTTCAAAAGTTCCTTGGGTTGCCTTATCGAGAGCTCAAGAGCCGTCAAGTTAAGATACATACAACACCGTTGTCGAACCAAATCGAGAACTGGGAAGATGTTCAGAAGACACTCAAAGGAACATCATACGAAAGCTTCCTCGCAGACTATCAAGTTTCTTCTTTAGCACTACTTTGA
- the LOC133736427 gene encoding probable inactive heme oxygenase 2, chloroplastic, with product MQYATTSLMDKAVSPSILYTLSPKPSPSISTRKLPSLFLCCSDSSTTAASTSWSPPPIPATTGTAPPVVRRRTRYRKQYPGESKGITEEMRFVAMRLRNRNGKKLDPRSDGDDSQSESDDNAPDDSDASESDGEKETWQPSVEGFLKYLVDSKLVFDTVERIVDDSNDVAYAYFRNTGLERSEALSKDLQWFGEQGNVIPEPSNPGVSYAKYLKQLAETCAPLFLCHFYNIYFSHVSGGQVIARQVSERLLEGRELEFYTWEGDVPELMRGVREKLNKLGEHWSRDDKNKCLRETTKSFRSLGQIIRLIILETK from the exons ATGCAATACGCAACGACGTCGTTAATGGACAAAGCGGTGTCCCCATCAATTCTTTACACCCTTTCACCCAAGCCCTCCCCCTCAATTTCAACCAGAAAGCTCCCCTCCCTGTTTCTCTGCTGCTCCGATTCGAGCACCACCGCCGCCTCCACCTCTTGGTCTCCGcctccgattccggccaccacgGGCACGGCGCCGCCGGTCGTGAGGCGGAGGACGAGGTACAGGAAGCAGTACCCGGGAGAGAGCAAAGGCATCACCGAAGAGATGAGGTTCGTCGCCATGAGGCTCCGTAACAGAAACGGCAAGAAACTCGACCCCCGATCTGACGGTGATGATAGTCAGAGTGAAAGTGACGATAATGCCCCTGACGACAGTGATGCTTCGGAATCTGACGGCGAGAAGGAGACTTGGCAGCCTAGCGTGGAGGGGTTTCTCAAGTACTTGGTGGACAGTAAGCTGGTGTTTGACACCGTGGAGCGCATTGTTGATGATTCAAACGACGTCGCTT ACGCGTATTTCAGGAATACCGGATTGGAAAGATCGGAAGCGCTTTCGAAAGATTTGCAATGGTTTGGTGAACAGGGCAATGTGATTCCGGAGCCCAGCAATCCAGGAGTTTCTTATGCCAAGTATCTTAAACAACTTGCAGAAACTTGTGCGCCATTGTTCCTCTGCCACttttataatatatatttttcacatGTATCTGGTGGGCAGGTCATAGCAAGACAG GTATCTGAGAGGCTACTTGAAGGAAGGGAGTTGGAGTTTTACACATGGGAAGGTGATGTGCCAGAGTTAATGAGAGGGGTTCGTGAGAAGCTCAACAAGCTTGGAGAG CACTGGAGTCGAGATGACAAGAACAAATGCTTAAGAGAAACAACCAAGTCATTCCGATCTCTGGGGCAGATAATTCGCCTGATCATCTTAGAAACCAAGTGA